A window from Triticum aestivum cultivar Chinese Spring chromosome 6D, IWGSC CS RefSeq v2.1, whole genome shotgun sequence encodes these proteins:
- the LOC123141144 gene encoding glycine-rich cell wall structural protein-like, whose protein sequence is MASTKALFVLAVLLASAVLLVAAATEQNHDKEGKVDTNGAGVQDGWGGGGRGGGYPGRGGGGYGPCGRWGCCRRGYHGDCIRCCRAANDVPEAMDRTEVHN, encoded by the exons ATGGCGTCCACCAAGGCTCTCTTCGTGCTCGCCGTTCTCCTCGCGTccgccgtcctcctcgtcgccgccgccactgaGCAAAATC ATGACAAGGAGGGGAAGGTGGACACCAACGGTGCCGGCGTCCAGGACGGCTGgggtggcggcggccgcggcggagggtacccgggccgcgggggcggcggctacggGCCCTGCGGCCGGTGGGGCTGCTGCCGCCGTGGGTACCACGGCGACTGCATCCGGTGCTGCAGGGCCGCCAACGACGTCCCGGAGGCCATGGACCGCACCGAGGTGCACAACTAG
- the LOC123143673 gene encoding protein FLUORESCENT IN BLUE LIGHT, chloroplastic: protein MQAAASYRGAAAHRRAGHPSPRPPGPSLLLPVRVAGVGGLCDAAVPLRVGSLPLPRARGGGDFAHLDAKHGEAWQLTRALGLILPDHQKMAHANLLKTAVLSTMSMLIMPLEASAETCQPTSSFANMPIFIAVALIGAAVGGLLARQRKDELKRLNNQLRQINTALRRQAQIESFAPGLTYAPVGRAGEIAVIVDPRKQQLVVNLKNGKNYMRNQELDKAVMEFKTALELAESIGDRFEEKKAARGLGASLQRLGQYREAMSWYYKVLALSKETGEDSGCTEAYGAIADCCADLGDLEGAAKLYDEYISRLQPHD from the exons ATGCAGGCGGCGGCCTCTTACCGGGGCGCGGCAGCCCACCGCCGCGCTGGCCACCCATCCCCGCGCCCTCCAGGCCCCTCTCTTCTTCTACCCGTCCGCGTCGCCGGCGTCGGCGGTCTCTGCG ACGCGGCGGTTCCGCTCCGAGTCGGCTCCCTGCCCCTTCCGCgggctcgcggcggcggcgatTTCGCGCACCTGGATGCCAAGCATGGTGAGGCGTGGCAGCTGACGCGCGCGCTCGGGCTAATCCTTCCTGATCACCAG AAAATGGCGCATGCTAACCTGCTGAAAACTGCTGTTCTTTCAACAATGTCGATGCTCATAATGCCTCTTGAGGCATCAGCGGAGACATGTCAACCAACTAGTTCTTTTGCCAATATGCCGATTTTCATTGCCGTCGCTCTAATAGGAGCTGCCGTGGGTG GATTATTAGCACGGCAAAGAAAGGACGAACTGAAGCGATTGAACAATCAACTCCGTCAGATTAATACCGCTCTTAGAAGGCAGGCACAGATTGAATCGTTTGCCCCCGGCCTTACTTATGCGCCTGTAGGGAGAGCAGGAGAAATTGCGGTTATTGTTGATCCCAGGAAGCAGCAGTTGGTGGTAAACTTGAAAAATGGGAAGAATTATATGAGGAATCAGGAACTTGATAAGGCAGTAATGGAGTTCAAGACAGCTCTGGAGCTTGCAGAAAGCATAGGGGATCGCTTTGAGGAGAAGAAAGCTGCGCGAGGACTAG GCGCATCACTGCAAAGGTTGGGACAGTACAGAGAAGCAATGAGCTGGTATTACAAGGTCCTGGCGCTATCAAAGGAGACGGGCGAGGATTCTGGCTGCACCGAGGCCTACGGCGCGATAGCCGATTGCTGCGCTGATCTCGGCGATTTGGAGGGAGCAGCGAAGTTGTACGACGAGTACATATCAAGGTTGCAGCCCCACGATTGA
- the LOC123141145 gene encoding uncharacterized protein yields the protein MLLLRRRLRHPHRRGQCQIQRRCRIYARAPVAAAASVRPTTEEGEEQAQWRRSRQRRRRERSSARGADGGVAGDVWRATTQRSRAAAGRQRGDKCSEEEAMKYVQYFNLQPSNMHI from the exons ATGCTGCTGCTGCGCCGACGCCTTCGCCATCCGCACCGTCGTGGGCAATGCCAAATACAACGCCGATGCCGCATATACGCGcgcgcgccggtcgccgccgcggcCTCGGTGCGCCCGAccacggaggagggggaggagcaggcgcAGTGGCGAAGGAGCCGGCAGCGTAGACGGAGGGAGAGGAGTAGCGCGAGGGGCGCGGACGGAGGGGTCGCCGGGGACGTTTGGCGCGCCACCACACAACGGTCCCGGGCCGCCGCCGGGAGGCAGAGAGGCGACAAG TGCAGCGAGGAGGAGGCTATGAAGTACGTCCAATACTTTAACCTACAGCCATCTAATATGCACATTTAA
- the LOC123141146 gene encoding uncharacterized protein has protein sequence MSPPAPHLVDEIIEEIFLRLPTPAALARVSTACPRFRRIITERSFLRRYRKRHPPPLLGFVDDAGGFHPAQAPYPSAPLARALADAADFTCSFVPKPSEGLWYACDVRDGRVLLVEISLSSNGIAVCDPLSRRYVLLPPTPGDLTSENKRPRQSKPLLVPVSEDEDETLFKVIRFADYGTELAVFVFSSITEKWSVAASTSWSSSTSWSSLGGRPPWLDSHPFGCRGLSCFVGGCFYLASPCGDKLLVLELDTLFSTVNNHTGHHVKLRWLPRRVENDLARNNRQCRPRPGQARLPRIVVGKEGAIEVFSLLDDNSPNGLFYLYHSTQQNNGESSKECQLENIVPLPGGYNYFTVGADEGFLFLGATTEDQLDISRGSGVELLTTYWDVDYFSLDVKTSELMKVCRRKRCFFTRENVYWYFGFPPSLSKPSI, from the coding sequence ATGtccccgccggcgccgcacctcgtCGACGAGATCATTGAGGAGATCTTCCTCCGTTTGCCCACCCCCGCCGCGCTCGCCCGCGTCTCGACCGCCTGCCCCCGTTTCCGCCGCATCATCACCGAGCGCTCCTTCCTCCGCCGCTACCGCAaacgccacccgccgccgctccTGGGGTTCGTGGATGACGCAGGCGGCTTCCACCCCGCCCAGGCGCCCTACCCCTCCGCCCCACTCGCCCGTGCCCTCGCCGACGCTGCCGATTTCACATGCTCTTTCGTCCCCAAGCCCAGCGAGGGGTTGTGGTATGCGTGCGACGTCCGCGACGGCCGCGTCCTTCTCGTGGAGATCAGCCTTAGTAGCAACGGCATCGCGGTGTGCGATCCCTTGTCACGGCGCTACGTGCTGCTTCCGCCCACACCTGGGGACCTGACATCCGAGAATAAACGCCCCCGTCAAAGCAAGCCCTTGCTCGTGCCCGttagcgaagatgaggatgagacCTTGTTCAAGGTGATCCGCTTTGCTGACTATGGTACCGAACTGGCTGTGTTTGTCTTCTCTTCCATCACCGAAAAATGGTCAGTAGCTGCATCAACCAGTTGGAGCTCATCAACCAGTTGGAGCTCTTTGGGTGGTCGCCCCCCTTGGTTGGACAGTCACCCGTTTGGATGCCGCGGCCTGTCCTGTTTCGTAGGTGGCTGCTTCTATTTGGCATCGCCTTGCGGGGACAAGTTGCTCGTGCTGGAGCTGGACACACTGTTTTCTACTGTCAACAATCACACTGGCCACCACGTAAAGCTCAGATGGCTGCCTAGGCGGGTGGAAAACGATCTCGCCAGAAACAACAGGCAATGCAGACCTCGGCCTGGCCAGGCCAGACTGCCTCGCATTGTAGTGGGTAAAGAAGGAGCCATTGAGGTGTTTTCTCTCCTTGATGATAACAGCCCAAATGGCTTGTTTTATCTCTATCATAGTACCCAACAAAATAATGGTGAATCTTCCAAGGAATGCCAGCTGGAGAATATTGTACCGTTGCCTGGCGGATATAACTATTTCACCGTGGGCGCAGATGAGGGATTCTTATTCCTTGGAGCCACTACAGAAGATCAGCTGGACATTAGTAGAGGCTCAGGAGTGGAGTTGTTGACTACTTACTGGGATGTAGACTATTTTTCGCTGGATGTCAAGACTTCTGAACTTATGAAGGTTTGTAGGAGGAAGAGGTGTTTCTTTACTCGTGAAAATGTTTACTGGTACTTCGGCTTCCCTCCATCATTGTCAAAACCAAGTATATGA